ACAACTGCTTCTACAACGCAGGATAAAGGATTCATAGGGTATGTCGTTAAAATCGACGGAGACCGTATCCTTGTGGTTTCCCCCGATGTTAAAGATTACAGCTCCACAGGAGGTCCAAAAAATTATTATCCCGCGATTTGGTTTGATGAGTCGCCATCCAATATTAATGTCGGAATGAAAGTAGAAGTGTGGGCAGAGGGAGGAAAGCTAGAGGAGTCGTACCCTGCCCAAGGTAAGGCAGAGCGTGTTTCCGTTATTTCTGATTCCCAATCAGAAGGAACCAAGTTGTTTGAAGCGGAGGCCGTTAATCAGGCGATTTCCTCGCTTGAGATTAAGAAATCTCATTTTAATGTGGTCAAAGAAGTTAAGTACGACCCGACTGCTTCAGTATGGACAGTTTATGTGCTAAACGATAATCATGATGGTGTCATACCAATTCAGGTGTCCGATAAGTGATTGAGCTAACGGACACAAGAGCGCAGCGGTGGATATCCATCGCTTTTTCTTCGTTTAACAAACGGAGATTACGTTAACGAAAAAATCTGCACAATTATGTCCCGATTAACCAATTGCCAATATGTCAAAAAGGATACCCCTAAAAAAGCCATGGATACATGATAGTATATTCGTGCTATGTCCTTGCAACCAATGGGGGACATCCATTTCCGTTAGCCATTTACTTGGATGGCAGCCGGTCGGTTTTGTTATGCTTACTTATGGAATCACCGGATACGACCTCCCGTCAATCGCCACGACAGCTATTGCATCGTGCGACTGATGATCGACAAGCACCACCAGAACCGGGGCTACGGTCGGGAAGCCATGAAAAAAACCTTGGAATTTACACGACCTTTCCGGCCGGGCTTGCACATTACTGCTGGATTTCTTATAAGGCAGATAACTTGCCCGACAAAAAGCTTTATGAAAGCCCGGATTCCGTGACAACGGCGAAATCTTTGGAGACGAGCTAATCACCGTATTGCCAGTCTGATTTGCACTGGAAACTCAACTATCAGGACGCGCTAGCGAAACGACGAACGGACTGCCGGCATACCGGCAGCCTGTTTAACTATAGGGCAGTAGGACGTAATTGTGCTGAATTGAATGGCTTGGGTAGTGATAGGGTAACATAATTGCTGGAAATAAGATAACGGAGGAAATGTAAGCGTGGATTTTTTTAAAAGCCAAGAGTCATTGACGACAATGGGATGGATTTTACGGGGGATTGTCGGATTTGTATTTCTAATAATTGCGGCCAAAATGATGGGCCAGCGTTCAATATCACAGCTTAGGTTTCTTGATTTCATTATCGCGTTAACGCTGGGAAATATTATTGCGCATCCACTGTCGGACGAGCAACTTGGGCTAAAGGGCTCCATGATTACGACCGTTTCGCTCGTGATCCTATACATAGTCGCGATATGGCTCAGTCTAAAAATCCCACTGTTTAAACAATTTTTCGATCCGCCAGCGATCACCCTTATTCAGGAGGGGAAGCTTGATTACCGGAACCTATCTAAAGCGAAGTTAACTATTGATTTCTTGTATGCGGAGCTGAGAAAATCGAGCGTAGAGGATATCTCGAAGGTTGCTTTTGCTGCATGGGAGCCAGGCGGTACACTATCCGTCTTCGTAAATACGGCTTATCAGCCTGTAACTCCGGCTGATCTGAAACTACCCATGCAACCATTCAATCTGACCAAACCGATTATTGCGGATGGCCACATTGAACATACGCTGTTAAGCGAGATCGGTAAAGACCGCGAATGGCTGGAAACGGAAATACTGCCCCACTCATTGAACAACGTTATCTTGGCAACAGTAGATAGTATACTTAAAGTGAAGGTACACGTGGTTAGGAGACCATAAACGAGTGATTCCTCCGGTCGGACGACAAGAACGTTAGCCTTTTTACCGCGCTGTGAAGTGTGGCCGTTAAGCTACCCCGAAAATTACTCTTAGCACAGGTCCAAAAATGGCAATACGAAACTAAGCCCAGTTTTAATGGTTTTAAAAAAAGGACCTGTACGGGAATGTGATCGTTCCCGAACAAACCGCAGTCCAGCCGGCAATCAATCCTGAATGGGACCCGACACGCGAGTACATCCTGAAAGTGCGGAATTTGTCACTTATCTGAATACCTTCTTGTCATCCGAAACCAACTTCATGATAAGCAGCATTATTTTTGTTGAAGCTAAAGAAAATCCTGGACGAAGACCATTTCCGAGGAAGACGCGTTATTTCGAAATTGTGTCTATGGGAAAATCAATTGTAGTGTCGGCTACACCAGAACGGTTGTCAATTGCTAAAAACACAACAACGATCATCGTATTCACCCGCATGGATGTCTGATTGGCGATGCAATTTTGAAGGGTTTGAACCGTAATTTCTTAAAAAGTTTCAACTAACGGGTAACGATAGTGAAGGAGCAGCTTCGGGCAGCTCCCTTTTTGGTTTATTGAAGTAACGGGCAGTAGAACGTAAGTAAATTCATATATATACGTTAAAGTAAGTATGTGGTTATCGTAACGCCAGGATTATGAAATTTCATTATTGCGACAGATTCTCAAGGAGGGAGGTTTAACTAATGAAAGTAAAAAAAGTATTATTTATTATGGCACCAGTTGTTGCCGTAATTTTTCTTTGGTTATCAGGTTTGGTTGGTTTATGGACTGAAGGGATGGCTTATGTTGCGAATAACACCAAAGAATTTACTGATAGAAACGGTCATGTTGTACAAGGGGAATATACCATTGCAATTGACCTGTCAAATTTAGAAAGTAATATCGGAAAAGAGCTATACAATGATGGTACCCATAGGATATATGTATCTTGGATTGATAATTCAGGAAATATAAATTCTGGAGGATATAGCATCGGTTTTCGGTCCAGTGGACATTATTCTCTAACAGGTGCTTCATTAATTTCAGGGGGTCATCATGCTACCGTAAACGGAAATTCATTTACAACAAATATGACCGCTAAAATGACAGCACAATATAATAGCAAAAACTACACCAGCTCAGTATCTGGTGTGAGTGGGTTAAACTATAAAGACGGAGATGATTTCTCTTTTTATATTTTCCCGACTGAGTCTTACGAAATACAAGAAATCTCATTAAACGAAACCGGAATAGTACATTTAACCGTTACAGAACTTTTTAAAAATATCTGGAGCAAAAAATAAGGAATTTATTGCGTTAACGGTCACGATAGTTCAACGATCACCGGAACGAGACTGCCGGTATAAATCGGCAGCCTCGTTGCGCTAACTGGTGGTATAGTTTAGTTATAAGAGTATTTTTCAAAAAAGTGTGTGCTATACTGATCGAAGCACGAACTTGAGGGGGATGAAAGAAACTATGGAGGATGCTGTAGTTATACAAGCAGAACGAATTGCAGGCGATTTTCTGCGAGAACAAACAAAAACATCTTACCAAATCATAGGTAAAGGTATCACAAATCAGGTTTGCGTAGTCGAAACTAAGAGCCATAAAGTCGTTGTCCGCATGAACGATAAAGATACATTTCCAAGCTTTATCAAAGAAAAATGGTGTATCGAGCAAGCAGCCGCAGTTGGCATTCCTGGACCTGAGGTGTTGTCCATTGGCATTGTTGATGAAACAGCCTATATGATTCAAGCTTTTATAGATGGCAACAACGGGTTAGACAGTACGGTTCCCAGGTCCGATATTTGGAGGCAGCTTGGCGAATATGCCAGGCATATTCATTCGATTCAAGTGAAAGGATACGGAGACAATCTGATTGATCCAGTCCATGGTGAGTTTCAGTCACCTTCTCATGCAGGATCGGACGGCAGTTGGCAAGGGTATGTGCAGTATAATATCAATAGTTTGACGGAGTCTGATCGGTTGATTGAGCTTGGAGTAA
This is a stretch of genomic DNA from Paenibacillus sp. sptzw28. It encodes these proteins:
- a CDS encoding YobA family protein; the protein is MRLKIIFLISVVVLLLSACGVKQDNSTKSTVEGTSTTASTTQDKGFIGYVVKIDGDRILVVSPDVKDYSSTGGPKNYYPAIWFDESPSNINVGMKVEVWAEGGKLEESYPAQGKAERVSVISDSQSEGTKLFEAEAVNQAISSLEIKKSHFNVVKEVKYDPTASVWTVYVLNDNHDGVIPIQVSDK
- a CDS encoding DUF421 domain-containing protein gives rise to the protein MDFFKSQESLTTMGWILRGIVGFVFLIIAAKMMGQRSISQLRFLDFIIALTLGNIIAHPLSDEQLGLKGSMITTVSLVILYIVAIWLSLKIPLFKQFFDPPAITLIQEGKLDYRNLSKAKLTIDFLYAELRKSSVEDISKVAFAAWEPGGTLSVFVNTAYQPVTPADLKLPMQPFNLTKPIIADGHIEHTLLSEIGKDREWLETEILPHSLNNVILATVDSILKVKVHVVRRP
- a CDS encoding aminoglycoside phosphotransferase family protein, which encodes MEDAVVIQAERIAGDFLREQTKTSYQIIGKGITNQVCVVETKSHKVVVRMNDKDTFPSFIKEKWCIEQAAAVGIPGPEVLSIGIVDETAYMIQAFIDGNNGLDSTVPRSDIWRQLGEYARHIHSIQVKGYGDNLIDPVHGEFQSPSHAGSDGSWQGYVQYNINSLTESDRLIELGVITQMESQRVRKLFENLKKETFRFGLNHGDLSIKNTIVNQANQVILLDWNAEVNVVPHVTVIQLMHYQILGLEEGPNIEEFKAFLDGYGISVEDLADMRHLLLLRAFDNLRWAIDRSPDLIEPYTAFAKQVVDMIMD